A portion of the Rhinopithecus roxellana isolate Shanxi Qingling chromosome 21, ASM756505v1, whole genome shotgun sequence genome contains these proteins:
- the LOC104670251 gene encoding cytochrome c oxidase subunit 6A1, mitochondrial, translated as MAAVGVSRVSRLLGRSGPQLGRPMSSGAHGEEGSARMWKTLTFFVALPGVAVSMLNVYLKSHHGEHERPEFIAYPHLRIRTKPFPWGDGNHSLFHNPHVNPLPTGYEDE; from the coding sequence ATGGCGGCAGTTGGTGTGTCCCGAGTTTCTCGGCTGCTGGGTCGGTCCGGCCCACAGCTGGGGCGGCCTATGTCGAGTGGCGCCCATGGCGAAGAGGGCTCAGCTCGCATGTGGAAGACCCTCACCTTCTTCGTCGCGCTCCCCGGGGTGGCAGTCAGCATGCTGAATGTGTACCTGAAGTCGCACCACGGAGAGCACGAGAGACCCGAGTTCATCGCCTACCCCCATCTCCGCATCAGGACCAAGCCGTTTCCCTGGGGAGATGGTAACCATAGTCTATTCCATAACCCTCATGTGAATCCACTTCCAACTGGCTATGAAGATGAATAA